In a genomic window of Nostoc sp. UHCC 0870:
- a CDS encoding NAD(P)H-quinone oxidoreductase subunit M, with amino-acid sequence MDNPTLLKSTTRHIRIFAGEIDREGELVPSHQVLTLDVDPDNEFNWNEDALQKIYRKFDELVEASSGVDLTDYNLRRIGSDLEHYLRSLLQTGEISYNLSARVTNYSMGLPQVAVE; translated from the coding sequence ATGGACAACCCGACGCTGCTCAAGTCTACAACCCGTCATATACGCATTTTTGCAGGAGAAATTGACCGGGAAGGCGAACTAGTTCCCAGTCATCAGGTCTTAACATTGGATGTTGACCCAGACAACGAATTCAACTGGAATGAAGATGCTTTGCAAAAGATTTATCGTAAATTTGATGAACTAGTGGAAGCATCAAGTGGTGTAGACCTCACAGACTACAACTTACGTCGGATTGGTTCTGATTTGGAGCATTATTTGCGATCGCTCCTACAAACAGGTGAAATCAGCTACAATCTCTCTGCGCGGGTCACTAACTATAGTATGGGACTCCCTCAAGTTGCAGTTGAATAG
- a CDS encoding Npun_R1517 family heterocyst differentiation transcriptional regulator: MNSKALPRQINNIEVGVYDCEIHLKFRLIEEKSLLGDREELLQVLLDALTEGSDDFLEMLQASVKAQEISEFKASPQMRRQLMRLRNAVDNTQ, from the coding sequence ATGAACTCTAAAGCATTACCACGGCAAATAAATAATATCGAAGTAGGTGTTTATGATTGCGAAATACATCTGAAATTCCGGCTGATTGAGGAAAAAAGTTTATTAGGCGATCGCGAAGAACTGTTGCAAGTGCTACTAGACGCTTTAACAGAAGGTTCTGATGATTTCTTAGAGATGCTACAAGCATCTGTTAAAGCGCAGGAGATTTCTGAATTTAAGGCTTCACCTCAAATGCGTCGTCAACTCATGCGACTGCGTAATGCTGTTGATAATACTCAGTAA
- a CDS encoding glycosyltransferase family 2 protein, whose protein sequence is MKFSIVISTYNRLNLLRRAIDSALKQTIPCEVVVADDCSSEDTERYVRSLGSAVVYHRNQVNQGHAATVNAGVEKARGDWIKFLDDDDYLDVNCIEQMSQAIALCPDAAICSCIAAQVDTNEVELSRTPQFGPGLAFYIPQADIHYGMLLELIPFGTPVQVACRRDAFLKTGGWDSQLNTNCDDIDSWIRIAQFGHGIFLNQCLAYRTIWPGAYNQKFSFIQRLNTNILMKEKIYSLVDEKHRDYLPELEDIKNYLKLHWTVVALKKKDLQGCLGLLDTSVCSFANWKFLLTVLYSRRSKMYSSHVKKFVLIENF, encoded by the coding sequence ATGAAATTTAGTATTGTCATCTCTACCTATAACCGCCTAAACTTGCTGCGTCGTGCGATTGACTCTGCACTAAAACAGACTATTCCTTGTGAGGTAGTTGTTGCTGATGACTGCTCATCTGAGGATACAGAAAGATATGTCAGAAGTTTGGGTAGTGCTGTAGTTTATCATCGCAACCAAGTCAATCAAGGTCATGCAGCAACAGTTAATGCTGGCGTAGAGAAAGCTAGGGGTGATTGGATCAAGTTTTTAGATGATGATGACTATTTAGATGTTAATTGTATTGAACAGATGTCCCAGGCGATCGCACTTTGTCCTGATGCTGCGATTTGCTCTTGTATTGCGGCGCAAGTCGATACAAATGAGGTAGAACTCAGCCGTACTCCTCAATTTGGACCCGGTTTAGCTTTTTATATTCCCCAAGCTGATATTCACTACGGAATGCTCTTGGAATTAATCCCCTTTGGTACACCTGTTCAAGTTGCTTGTCGCCGTGATGCTTTTTTGAAAACTGGTGGTTGGGATTCTCAATTAAACACCAACTGTGATGATATAGATTCTTGGATTCGCATTGCTCAGTTTGGCCACGGCATTTTCCTCAATCAGTGTCTTGCTTACCGGACAATTTGGCCTGGTGCTTATAATCAAAAATTTTCTTTTATTCAGCGTTTAAATACCAACATTTTGATGAAGGAAAAGATATACTCATTAGTTGATGAAAAACACCGTGATTACTTACCTGAACTGGAAGATATCAAAAATTATTTAAAATTACACTGGACTGTAGTTGCTTTAAAGAAGAAAGATTTGCAAGGTTGTTTAGGATTATTAGATACGTCTGTATGCTCTTTTGCTAATTGGAAATTTTTATTGACTGTGCTTTACTCGCGGCGGTCAAAAATGTATAGCTCCCATGTTAAAAAGTTTGTATTAATTGAGAATTTCTAA
- the rplS gene encoding 50S ribosomal protein L19 has protein sequence MNAQEIIRSIEAEHLKSNLPQIYVGDTVKVGVKIKEGEKYRVQPYEGVVIAMRNGGINETITVRKVFQGVGVERVFLLHSPRIDSIKIIRRGKVRRAKLYYLRGRVGKATRIQQRFDRAL, from the coding sequence ATGAATGCTCAAGAAATTATCCGTTCCATTGAAGCGGAACATCTAAAATCAAACCTCCCCCAAATTTACGTGGGCGACACTGTAAAAGTCGGCGTAAAGATTAAAGAAGGCGAAAAATACCGCGTGCAACCCTACGAAGGTGTGGTAATTGCTATGCGTAACGGTGGTATTAACGAAACCATTACAGTTCGCAAAGTTTTCCAAGGTGTAGGCGTGGAGCGAGTATTTCTCCTCCATTCTCCTCGGATTGATAGCATCAAAATTATCCGTCGAGGTAAAGTCAGACGTGCCAAACTCTACTACCTCAGAGGCCGTGTTGGTAAAGCTACCCGGATTCAGCAACGCTTTGACCGGGCTTTATAA
- the secE gene encoding preprotein translocase subunit SecE — MAKKNEAEIAETPSGFNFLNFFQGTREELEKVVWPSRKQLVSESAAVLLMVTLSASLIYLVDGLFAWAAKQVF, encoded by the coding sequence GTGGCCAAAAAGAATGAAGCAGAAATAGCAGAAACTCCAAGTGGGTTTAACTTCCTCAACTTCTTCCAAGGAACAAGAGAAGAACTAGAGAAAGTAGTTTGGCCCAGTCGCAAGCAACTAGTCAGCGAATCAGCTGCCGTGTTGTTAATGGTGACACTCTCAGCTTCTTTAATATATTTGGTTGATGGATTGTTTGCTTGGGCAGCAAAGCAGGTATTCTGA
- the nusG gene encoding transcription termination/antitermination protein NusG, with protein MTSATDEPMNSALQSEETAEAASKEARWYAVQVASGCEKRVKTNLEQRIQTFDVGDKIVQVEIPHTPSVKIRKDGSRHHTEEKVFPGYVLVRMMLDDDTWQVVRNTSHVINFVGAEQKRGTGKSRGHVKPLPLSHSEVERIFKQTTEQEPVVKIDMATGDKIVVLSGPFKDFEGEVIEVSPERSKLKALLSIFGRDTPVELEFNQVEKQS; from the coding sequence ATGACTTCTGCAACAGACGAACCAATGAACTCGGCGTTGCAGTCAGAGGAAACAGCAGAAGCAGCGTCAAAAGAAGCACGCTGGTATGCAGTACAAGTAGCCTCAGGCTGCGAAAAACGGGTTAAAACTAACTTGGAGCAGCGCATCCAAACTTTTGATGTGGGCGATAAAATTGTCCAAGTAGAAATCCCTCATACACCATCAGTGAAAATTCGCAAAGATGGTAGCCGTCATCATACAGAGGAAAAAGTATTTCCTGGCTATGTGTTAGTACGGATGATGTTGGATGATGATACTTGGCAAGTAGTACGCAATACATCCCATGTAATTAACTTTGTGGGAGCGGAACAAAAACGTGGCACAGGCAAAAGTCGTGGTCACGTTAAGCCATTACCCTTAAGCCACTCAGAAGTAGAACGCATATTCAAACAAACCACCGAACAAGAGCCAGTAGTCAAAATTGACATGGCCACAGGTGATAAGATAGTTGTGCTTTCTGGCCCATTTAAGGACTTTGAAGGTGAGGTAATTGAGGTTAGTCCAGAACGGAGTAAACTAAAAGCCTTACTATCGATTTTCGGGCGAGATACACCAGTAGAACTGGAATTTAATCAGGTAGAAAAACAGAGCTAA
- the rplK gene encoding 50S ribosomal protein L11, with protein sequence MAKKVVAVIKLALNAGKANPAPPVGPALGQHGVNIMMFCKEYNAKTADQAGMVIPVEISVYEDRSFTFVLKTPPASVLIRKAAKIERGSNEPNKKKVGSITTAQLREIAQTKLPDLNANDIDAAMNIVAGTAKNMGVTITD encoded by the coding sequence ATGGCGAAGAAAGTAGTAGCGGTCATTAAACTGGCCCTGAATGCTGGAAAAGCCAACCCAGCACCCCCAGTTGGCCCTGCATTGGGTCAACATGGTGTGAACATCATGATGTTCTGCAAAGAGTACAACGCCAAAACAGCAGACCAAGCTGGTATGGTAATTCCTGTAGAAATTTCGGTTTATGAAGACCGGAGTTTTACATTTGTACTCAAAACCCCACCAGCATCCGTACTGATTCGCAAGGCAGCGAAAATTGAAAGAGGTTCTAACGAACCCAACAAAAAGAAAGTTGGCTCAATCACCACCGCCCAGTTGCGGGAGATTGCCCAAACAAAACTACCTGACCTCAACGCCAATGATATAGATGCGGCGATGAACATTGTGGCAGGGACAGCTAAAAATATGGGTGTCACCATCACAGATTGA
- the rplA gene encoding 50S ribosomal protein L1, protein MTKKVSRRLQGLQAKVEDREYTPLDALLLLKETATAKFAEAAEAHIRLGIDPKYTDQQLRTTVALPKGTGQIVRVAVISRGEKVSEASNAGADIVGSEELIDEIQKGRMDFDKLIATPDVMPQVAKLGKLLGPRGLMPSPKGGTVTFDVASAIAEFKAGKLEFRADRTGIVHVMFGKATFAPEDLLINLKALQETIDRNRPSGAKGRYWRSIYVSATMGPSIKLDIAALRDYKLTEAA, encoded by the coding sequence ATGACAAAAAAAGTATCCCGACGCTTGCAAGGACTGCAAGCCAAGGTAGAAGATAGAGAATATACACCTTTAGACGCTTTATTACTTCTGAAAGAAACTGCCACAGCTAAATTTGCGGAAGCAGCAGAAGCTCATATTCGCCTAGGTATTGATCCAAAATATACAGACCAACAATTACGTACCACAGTCGCACTACCCAAAGGTACAGGGCAAATTGTCCGAGTAGCTGTGATTTCTCGTGGTGAAAAAGTTTCCGAAGCCTCCAATGCTGGTGCTGACATAGTTGGTTCTGAAGAACTAATTGACGAAATCCAAAAAGGGCGCATGGATTTTGACAAATTGATCGCTACACCAGATGTAATGCCACAGGTGGCAAAACTGGGTAAATTGTTAGGTCCTCGTGGTTTGATGCCATCACCAAAAGGTGGTACAGTCACATTTGACGTAGCAAGTGCGATCGCGGAATTTAAAGCAGGTAAATTAGAATTCCGGGCTGACCGTACAGGCATAGTTCATGTTATGTTTGGTAAGGCAACCTTCGCGCCTGAAGATTTATTGATTAACCTGAAGGCGTTGCAAGAGACGATTGACCGTAACCGTCCTTCAGGAGCAAAAGGCCGCTACTGGCGTTCAATTTATGTGTCTGCCACGATGGGACCATCAATTAAACTCGATATTGCTGCTTTACGAGATTATAAACTGACTGAAGCTGCTTAA
- the rplJ gene encoding 50S ribosomal protein L10 has product MGRTLENKKEIVADLKQTLSQSTLALVIDYQGLTVAEITDLRRRLRPTGTSCKVTKNTFMGIAIQDDEKWQPLSELLKGASAFLLVEEDFSSAIKAYQDFQKASKKTELRGGVMDGRLLQAPDVKALGDLPSKEELMAQIAGAINALATKVAVGINEVPSGLARALQAVADKENSGDESASEE; this is encoded by the coding sequence ATGGGTAGAACACTAGAAAACAAAAAAGAGATAGTAGCTGATCTCAAACAAACTTTGAGTCAGTCAACTTTGGCACTGGTAATTGACTACCAAGGGCTGACAGTTGCCGAAATTACCGACTTACGGCGGCGGTTGCGTCCCACTGGCACTAGCTGCAAAGTGACTAAGAACACTTTTATGGGTATTGCCATTCAAGACGATGAAAAATGGCAACCCCTGTCGGAGTTGTTGAAAGGTGCTTCTGCCTTTTTATTAGTTGAAGAAGATTTTTCTTCTGCAATTAAAGCTTATCAAGACTTCCAAAAAGCCTCTAAGAAGACAGAACTTCGCGGTGGTGTAATGGATGGTCGCCTGCTCCAAGCACCGGATGTCAAGGCTTTAGGAGACTTGCCATCTAAAGAAGAACTCATGGCTCAAATTGCTGGAGCTATCAACGCTTTGGCAACAAAAGTCGCCGTGGGTATCAACGAAGTTCCCAGTGGGCTGGCGCGTGCTTTGCAGGCTGTCGCTGATAAAGAAAATAGTGGCGATGAGAGTGCTAGTGAGGAATAG
- the rplL gene encoding 50S ribosomal protein L7/L12 translates to MSATTDQILEQLKSLTLLEASELVKQIEEAFGVSAAAPAGGMMMMAAPSAAAEPVEEKTEFDVILESVPADKKIAVLKVVREITGLGLKEAKDLVEAAPKAVKEAIAKDAAEDAKKRIEEAGGKVAVK, encoded by the coding sequence ATGTCTGCAACAACCGATCAAATTCTAGAACAATTGAAATCTTTGACCTTGTTGGAAGCTTCCGAGCTAGTTAAGCAAATTGAAGAAGCTTTTGGCGTAAGTGCTGCTGCACCTGCTGGTGGAATGATGATGATGGCTGCTCCTAGTGCTGCTGCTGAACCAGTAGAAGAGAAGACCGAGTTTGATGTAATTTTAGAATCTGTACCAGCTGATAAGAAAATTGCTGTACTGAAAGTTGTACGGGAAATCACTGGTCTGGGTCTGAAAGAAGCGAAAGACTTGGTAGAAGCTGCACCTAAAGCAGTTAAAGAAGCGATCGCTAAGGATGCTGCTGAAGATGCTAAGAAGCGGATTGAAGAAGCTGGCGGTAAGGTAGCAGTTAAGTAA
- a CDS encoding serine protease — protein MRYRIFTNLFLILSLASTPQLVVAQNTIEQLFKQGEAAETLFNHSQAERIWRRVLQLEPNNGKAYNNLGNALRRQRKLDAALAAHQKALQLNPNDAEAYAGIGNVLNAQGKPEEALAQHKKALQINPNLATAYNGLGNSLYNQNKLDQAIAAYEKAIQLNPNYAKAYNNLGNALYNQNKLDQAIAAFQKAIQLNPNDATAYYNLGNTLYDQNKLDQAIAAYQKAIQLNPNYADAYNNLGIALRNQNKLDQAIAAYEKAIQLNPNFAIAYNNLGNTLYDQNKLDQAIAAYEKAIQLNPNYADAYNNLGIALRNQNKLDQAIAAYEKAIQLNPNNADAYYALGYTLSEQNKLDQAIAAYQKALTLPEDTFATLTTAHTGANNGLGLVFQQQGKLQKAIEHFDKSEAIDPNFIYASNNNREARRLWTEQQNKLASVEDDRQWLPKNDPTLPIKRSVVLITAEFFSLERQGTEIGTGVVIHREANRTLILTNRHVIFDGNEQGKNMQVEFFSSPPQNRVRMRRNAQLFKMTPLNGLDLAVLEVSGNLPEDIQPLAISATAIKPKTPIQIIGHSAQRNEDRSWSIVPGTISSHENQKLEISQAELKPGYSGSPVLDSQNRLVGIIISRKKGETRSFAYPISEVKQLLSTWNITFNQL, from the coding sequence ATGCGCTATCGTATATTTACTAATTTATTCTTAATTTTATCTTTAGCATCCACACCCCAGCTTGTAGTTGCTCAAAACACTATTGAACAACTATTTAAACAAGGTGAAGCCGCAGAAACGTTATTTAATCACTCCCAAGCCGAGAGAATTTGGCGTAGAGTTTTGCAACTCGAACCTAATAATGGCAAAGCCTATAACAATTTGGGTAATGCTTTGCGGCGACAAAGAAAATTAGATGCGGCATTAGCAGCGCACCAAAAAGCTTTACAACTTAATCCCAATGATGCGGAAGCTTACGCAGGCATAGGTAATGTGCTAAATGCTCAAGGGAAACCAGAGGAGGCATTAGCACAGCACAAGAAAGCATTGCAAATCAACCCTAACTTAGCTACTGCTTACAACGGCTTGGGAAATTCCCTATATAACCAAAACAAATTAGACCAAGCGATCGCCGCCTACGAAAAAGCGATTCAACTCAACCCTAACTATGCCAAAGCTTACAACAATCTCGGCAATGCCCTATATAACCAAAACAAATTAGACCAAGCGATCGCCGCCTTCCAAAAAGCGATTCAACTCAACCCTAACGATGCCACTGCTTACTACAATCTCGGCAATACCCTGTATGACCAAAACAAATTAGACCAAGCGATCGCCGCCTACCAAAAAGCGATTCAACTCAACCCTAACTATGCCGATGCTTACAACAATCTCGGCATTGCCCTGAGAAACCAAAACAAATTAGACCAAGCGATCGCCGCCTACGAAAAAGCGATTCAACTCAACCCTAACTTTGCCATAGCTTACAACAATCTCGGCAATACCCTGTATGACCAAAACAAATTAGACCAAGCGATCGCCGCCTACGAAAAAGCGATTCAACTCAACCCTAACTATGCCGATGCTTACAACAATCTCGGCATTGCCCTGAGAAACCAAAACAAATTAGACCAAGCGATCGCCGCCTACGAAAAAGCGATTCAACTCAACCCTAACAATGCCGATGCTTACTACGCTCTCGGCTATACCCTGAGTGAACAAAACAAATTAGACCAAGCGATCGCCGCCTACCAAAAAGCCCTAACATTACCAGAAGATACTTTTGCAACTCTTACTACTGCTCATACTGGTGCTAACAATGGTTTGGGGTTAGTATTCCAACAACAGGGGAAACTTCAAAAAGCCATAGAACATTTCGACAAATCAGAAGCAATTGACCCCAATTTTATCTATGCCAGTAACAACAATAGAGAAGCACGGCGATTATGGACTGAACAACAAAATAAACTAGCCAGCGTAGAAGACGATCGCCAATGGTTGCCCAAAAATGACCCCACATTACCCATTAAGCGTTCTGTGGTACTCATCACTGCCGAGTTTTTCAGCCTAGAACGTCAAGGAACAGAGATTGGTACTGGCGTAGTCATTCACAGAGAAGCCAACCGGACATTAATCCTCACCAATCGTCATGTGATTTTTGATGGCAATGAACAAGGTAAAAATATGCAAGTGGAATTTTTCAGTTCCCCGCCACAAAACCGTGTGCGAATGCGTCGAAATGCCCAACTGTTCAAAATGACCCCTCTAAATGGACTTGATCTAGCTGTTTTAGAAGTTAGCGGTAACTTGCCAGAAGATATCCAACCTCTAGCCATCTCTGCAACCGCCATCAAACCCAAAACACCCATTCAAATTATTGGGCATTCTGCTCAACGAAATGAAGATAGGTCATGGTCAATAGTACCAGGAACAATTAGCAGCCATGAAAACCAAAAACTAGAAATCTCCCAAGCCGAACTCAAACCCGGTTACTCTGGCAGTCCTGTACTCGACTCCCAAAATCGCCTAGTAGGCATCATCATTAGCCGCAAAAAAGGAGAAACGCGAAGTTTCGCCTACCCCATCTCCGAAGTTAAACAACTACTATCCACCTGGAATATTACTTTCAACCAACTATGA
- a CDS encoding HlyD family efflux transporter periplasmic adaptor subunit: MKNSLAANAAQARQTKEQFARPEDQLSYELGKAIKELPPLYTRLLAGTISLVVFGAIAWAGLSEIDEVAVGQGELIASTQVRPVTSLGNGDIVSIKVKEGDRVTKEQILIQRDPDLKQTDVTRLAQSTKLIQEDLQRLQAERTGGQTTTTDIQDELLKSRLRDYQARQASAEAEANRQKALIDQAKVRFTRLQDNLASAKTSVINAKTNLVNAENIRVKVESNLEISQSREENLRTLITPGAVPRVDYLEAKERLTRAQTDITRAKDEVTNAQNRLTEAQDRVTSLQKDIAAQVQEIRQVEEAYQAARSQAQRVASERKSEILTQINQRQEELTNISGQLEQARKEKDGETIKAPVAGTIYKIKATKGPVQAGEELLSILPEGEEIQLEVKVLNRDIGFIQKGMKAKVKIATFPFQEFGTIDGEVVQVSPNATVDKDLGLVFPTRIKLKKHSLNVRGEEVAFTPGMAATGEIVTRKKSILTFIIEPVTRRFSEAFSVR, encoded by the coding sequence ATGAAAAATTCCCTAGCAGCCAATGCTGCTCAAGCACGTCAAACCAAAGAGCAATTTGCTAGACCAGAAGACCAACTATCCTACGAACTGGGTAAAGCCATTAAGGAATTACCGCCGCTTTACACCAGATTATTAGCAGGAACAATTAGCTTAGTAGTATTTGGCGCGATCGCCTGGGCTGGTTTATCGGAAATCGACGAAGTGGCTGTTGGACAAGGGGAATTAATCGCTTCCACCCAAGTACGCCCAGTTACATCTCTAGGTAATGGGGATATTGTTTCTATCAAGGTGAAAGAAGGCGATCGCGTCACCAAAGAACAAATCCTGATTCAGCGCGACCCAGACCTCAAACAAACTGATGTCACACGCCTAGCTCAAAGCACCAAATTAATTCAAGAAGACTTGCAGCGTTTGCAAGCAGAACGCACCGGCGGTCAAACTACCACTACAGACATCCAAGATGAACTATTAAAATCTCGTCTGCGTGACTATCAAGCACGCCAAGCCTCCGCCGAAGCAGAAGCTAATCGTCAAAAAGCACTTATCGACCAAGCAAAAGTCCGCTTTACACGATTGCAAGATAATCTCGCCAGTGCCAAAACCAGCGTTATTAATGCTAAAACAAACCTTGTCAATGCCGAAAACATCCGTGTCAAGGTAGAAAGTAATCTAGAAATTTCCCAAAGCCGCGAAGAAAATCTTCGTACTCTGATTACGCCTGGTGCTGTTCCTAGAGTCGATTATCTAGAAGCAAAAGAAAGATTAACTCGCGCCCAGACAGATATTACCAGGGCTAAAGACGAAGTAACAAATGCCCAAAATAGATTAACAGAAGCTCAAGACAGAGTTACATCCCTACAAAAAGATATAGCAGCTCAAGTTCAAGAAATTCGCCAAGTCGAAGAAGCCTACCAAGCCGCCCGTAGTCAAGCACAACGTGTAGCATCAGAACGCAAGAGCGAAATTTTAACTCAGATAAATCAGCGTCAAGAAGAACTCACTAATATATCTGGTCAGTTGGAGCAAGCCAGAAAAGAAAAAGATGGAGAAACTATCAAAGCTCCAGTAGCAGGTACTATCTATAAAATTAAAGCCACTAAAGGGCCAGTACAAGCAGGGGAAGAATTGCTGTCAATCTTACCGGAAGGGGAAGAAATTCAGTTAGAAGTGAAAGTCCTCAACCGCGATATTGGCTTTATCCAAAAAGGAATGAAAGCAAAAGTAAAAATCGCCACCTTCCCCTTCCAAGAATTTGGGACTATTGATGGTGAAGTTGTCCAAGTCAGTCCCAACGCTACTGTTGATAAAGATTTAGGTTTAGTTTTTCCTACTAGAATCAAACTGAAAAAACACTCTCTCAATGTTCGAGGAGAGGAGGTAGCATTTACCCCAGGAATGGCAGCTACAGGTGAAATTGTGACGCGTAAAAAATCAATTTTGACTTTTATCATAGAACCTGTAACTCGTCGATTCAGTGAAGCATTCTCTGTCAGATAA
- a CDS encoding SDR family oxidoreductase encodes MFLVTGATGDIGRRVVRLLRQREQSVRAFVRLTSRYGELEHRGADIFIGDLRYEKDIAKACQGVQYVISTHGSDSDALALDYRANIELIDQAKANRVQHFVFISVLGAERGYEDAPVFKAKRAVERYLAASGINYTILRPAGLASNLLPLAERFRETGLYLLIGDPKNRTSIVSTDDLARIIVDSVSVPGALNQIFPVGGSEILFREDIPQIFSRIFNKEPIVIHSPLLVVDGLRGVLGLINPKAQQALGTFRTLLSNEFFCRKEEIANIEQTFNFSLETLESFLRRYLAV; translated from the coding sequence ATGTTTTTGGTAACTGGAGCAACGGGAGATATTGGTCGTCGAGTTGTGCGACTCCTACGCCAACGGGAGCAGTCTGTGCGGGCATTTGTCCGCCTCACGTCGCGTTATGGCGAATTAGAACACCGAGGCGCAGACATCTTCATCGGTGATTTAAGGTATGAAAAAGATATTGCCAAAGCTTGTCAGGGTGTTCAATATGTAATCAGCACTCACGGTTCTGATAGTGATGCTCTTGCCCTAGATTACCGGGCTAATATTGAACTTATTGATCAGGCAAAAGCCAATAGAGTGCAACACTTCGTCTTTATTTCTGTACTAGGAGCTGAACGAGGGTATGAAGATGCTCCCGTGTTCAAAGCTAAACGGGCTGTAGAACGCTATTTAGCGGCTAGTGGCATCAATTACACTATTTTACGTCCGGCTGGATTAGCATCTAACTTGCTCCCCTTGGCAGAAAGATTCCGCGAAACAGGGTTATATCTATTGATTGGCGATCCCAAAAATCGAACTTCCATCGTCAGTACGGATGATTTAGCCAGGATAATAGTAGATTCTGTAAGCGTTCCAGGCGCACTGAATCAAATATTTCCAGTCGGAGGTTCAGAGATTTTATTCCGTGAAGATATTCCCCAAATTTTTAGTCGCATCTTTAATAAAGAGCCAATCGTGATTCACTCCCCATTATTGGTAGTGGATGGTTTAAGGGGTGTTTTGGGATTAATTAACCCGAAAGCACAACAGGCTTTAGGAACTTTTCGGACATTACTGTCCAATGAGTTTTTCTGTAGAAAAGAGGAAATAGCTAACATAGAGCAAACTTTCAATTTCTCTTTAGAAACCCTAGAAAGTTTTTTACGGCGATATTTAGCAGTTTAA
- the xth gene encoding exodeoxyribonuclease III, translated as MKIATWNVNSIRTRLEQVIDWLRQNPVDVLCLQETKVVDADFPRSPLEDLGYHLYVSGQKAYNGVAFISQQPLKDVTTGFTAVLPDIDPAWDEQKRVITGVIDGVRIVNLYVPNGSSVGSEKYEFKLRWLTVLREYLQTLLQSEPSICMCGDFNIALEARDIHEQVKAENHIMASEAERQALRDVLELGFADAFRKFTNEGGNFSWWDYRTAAFRRNLGWRIDHHYLTSVLYEQAKSCTIDITPRKLPQPSDHTPVIVEFSS; from the coding sequence ATGAAAATCGCTACTTGGAATGTCAACTCAATTCGCACTCGTCTAGAACAGGTTATTGATTGGTTAAGGCAAAATCCCGTAGATGTTCTCTGTTTGCAAGAAACCAAAGTTGTAGATGCAGATTTTCCGCGATCGCCTTTAGAAGATTTAGGCTATCACCTGTATGTGTCAGGACAAAAAGCCTATAACGGTGTGGCCTTCATTAGTCAGCAACCACTTAAAGATGTTACTACCGGATTCACAGCAGTTTTACCAGATATTGATCCAGCATGGGACGAGCAAAAACGGGTAATCACTGGTGTAATAGATGGTGTGCGGATTGTGAACCTCTATGTTCCCAATGGTTCATCCGTGGGCAGCGAGAAGTACGAATTTAAACTACGCTGGTTGACAGTGCTGCGGGAATATTTGCAAACACTTCTGCAATCTGAACCTAGCATCTGTATGTGTGGCGACTTTAATATTGCCCTAGAAGCCAGAGATATTCACGAACAAGTCAAAGCCGAAAATCACATCATGGCCTCTGAAGCAGAGCGTCAAGCCTTACGAGATGTTCTAGAACTAGGCTTTGCTGATGCCTTTCGTAAATTTACTAATGAAGGCGGAAACTTCAGTTGGTGGGACTATCGCACCGCCGCCTTCCGTCGCAACTTGGGTTGGCGCATTGATCATCACTATCTGACATCTGTATTATACGAGCAAGCAAAAAGCTGCACTATTGACATCACCCCTAGAAAACTACCCCAACCCAGCGACCATACGCCGGTAATTGTGGAATTTTCAAGTTGA